The proteins below come from a single Agrobacterium vitis genomic window:
- a CDS encoding formate dehydrogenase beta subunit: MSITVFVPRDAAALAVGADKVAAAIEREAAVRHVDVTIIRNGSRGMLWLETLVEVRTDRGRIAYGPVKPSDVAGLFDAGFLTGAAHPLCHGLTSDIAFLKNQTRLTFSRCGITDPLSLEDYRHYKGLTGLSKAISMPPADIVAQVTESGLRGRGGAGFPTGIKWKTVADAKADQKYIVCNADEGDSGTFADRMIMEGDPFVLIEGMVIAGIAVGATKGYVYTRSEYPHAIAVMREAIELARKQGILGASVLGSAYAFDMEVREGAGAYVCGEETSLLNSLEGKRGVVRAKPPLPALEGLFGKPTVVNNVMSLASVPVIMDRGAQFYRDYGVGRSHGTIPIQIAGNVKHGGLYETAFGLTLGEIINDIGGGTLTGRPVKAVQVGGPLGAYFPPSLFDTVFDYEAFTAAGGLIGHAGIVVFDDSADMLRQARFAMEFCAVESCGKCTPCRIGSTRGVETVDRIAKGIEPEKNKVLLEDLCNTMKFGSLCALGGFTPYPVMSAMTHFPQDFAPAPLVEAAE, encoded by the coding sequence ATGAGCATCACCGTTTTCGTTCCCCGGGATGCCGCTGCTCTGGCGGTCGGGGCCGATAAGGTTGCCGCCGCCATAGAGCGTGAAGCTGCGGTGCGCCATGTCGATGTGACGATCATTCGCAATGGATCGCGCGGCATGCTTTGGCTGGAAACCCTGGTTGAAGTGCGCACGGACCGCGGTCGGATCGCCTATGGTCCCGTCAAGCCTTCCGATGTCGCTGGCCTGTTCGATGCCGGGTTTTTGACCGGGGCTGCCCATCCCCTCTGTCATGGCCTGACCAGCGATATTGCTTTCCTGAAGAACCAGACGCGGCTGACCTTTTCCCGCTGCGGCATTACCGATCCGCTGTCGTTGGAAGATTATCGGCATTACAAGGGCCTGACCGGCCTCTCAAAGGCGATTTCCATGCCGCCCGCCGACATTGTCGCCCAGGTGACCGAAAGCGGCCTTCGCGGTCGCGGCGGGGCGGGCTTTCCTACCGGCATCAAATGGAAAACCGTGGCGGACGCCAAAGCGGACCAGAAATACATCGTTTGCAATGCCGATGAGGGCGATAGCGGCACCTTTGCCGATCGGATGATCATGGAGGGCGATCCCTTCGTGCTGATCGAAGGCATGGTGATTGCCGGGATCGCGGTCGGTGCCACCAAGGGCTATGTCTATACCCGCTCGGAATACCCTCATGCCATCGCCGTTATGCGTGAAGCCATCGAGCTTGCCCGCAAGCAAGGCATTCTGGGTGCATCCGTGTTAGGCTCTGCTTACGCTTTTGACATGGAGGTCCGCGAGGGAGCCGGTGCCTATGTCTGTGGTGAGGAAACCTCGCTGCTCAACAGCCTGGAAGGCAAGCGCGGTGTGGTGCGGGCCAAGCCGCCGCTTCCGGCGCTGGAGGGGCTGTTCGGCAAGCCAACCGTTGTCAACAATGTCATGTCGCTGGCCTCCGTTCCTGTTATCATGGACCGCGGCGCGCAGTTCTACCGCGACTACGGCGTTGGCCGGTCGCATGGCACCATCCCGATCCAGATTGCGGGTAATGTCAAACACGGTGGCCTCTACGAGACAGCCTTTGGCCTGACGCTGGGCGAGATCATCAACGATATCGGCGGCGGCACCTTGACGGGCCGTCCGGTGAAGGCGGTGCAGGTGGGCGGACCGCTGGGGGCTTATTTCCCGCCCTCGCTGTTCGATACGGTGTTCGACTATGAAGCCTTTACCGCAGCTGGCGGCTTGATCGGTCATGCCGGGATCGTGGTCTTCGATGACAGCGCCGATATGCTGAGACAGGCGCGGTTTGCCATGGAGTTCTGCGCGGTCGAAAGTTGCGGCAAGTGTACGCCCTGCCGGATCGGTTCTACACGCGGCGTCGAAACCGTGGACCGGATTGCAAAGGGTATTGAGCCGGAAAAGAACAAGGTGCTGCTGGAAGATCTCTGCAACACTATGAAATTCGGATCGCTTTGCGCGCTTGGCGGCTTTACGCCCTATCCTGTCATGAGTGCGATGACCCATTTCCCGCAGGATTTTGCGCCTGCCCCCCTGGTTGAAGCGGCGGAGTAA
- a CDS encoding F0F1 ATP synthase subunit epsilon, giving the protein MADNFNFEFVSPERLLISEKVSEVVIPATEGEMTVMAHHAPTMTVIKPGVVTVKFASGKTGKYVIFGGFADITPERLTLLAESAVPVDELSRDTLMKRIELAKAELDDTENHEHRTKLEQFLNAMTHLNGVLVPA; this is encoded by the coding sequence ATGGCTGACAATTTCAATTTCGAATTCGTTTCCCCCGAGCGGTTGCTGATCTCGGAAAAGGTAAGCGAGGTTGTCATTCCGGCGACCGAAGGTGAGATGACCGTCATGGCCCACCATGCGCCGACGATGACGGTGATCAAGCCAGGTGTCGTAACGGTGAAGTTTGCTTCCGGAAAAACCGGCAAATATGTCATTTTCGGTGGCTTTGCTGATATCACACCGGAAAGACTGACTCTGCTGGCGGAAAGTGCCGTACCGGTCGATGAGCTGAGCCGCGATACGCTGATGAAGCGGATCGAATTGGCCAAAGCTGAGCTGGACGATACGGAAAATCACGAACACCGGACCAAGCTGGAGCAGTTCTTGAACGCAATGACGCATCTTAACGGCGTCCTGGTTCCAGCCTGA
- a CDS encoding LysR family transcriptional regulator translates to MIDKLEFFIALARAQHFGRAAEECGISQPTLSAAIRQLEDQLGVILVQRGSRFQGLTPEGQRVLEWARRIVGDARTMREEMRAARNGLAGHIRLAVIPTALAMVQRLTEPFQAHHPAVTFQVVSRNSLQVLSLLENLEIDAGITYLDNEPLGRVTSVPLYAERYHLIAATGTPLADRESVTWREVSDLRLCLLTADMQNRRIINQHFTEAGVVPRPTLESNSMIVLFSHIRTGQWSSIMPRNVAESFGFPEEIRMVPIVEPQAQHLVGLVATHREPYTPLVSALLHEARRLAAAQVFDRFFLSRNNTAVLT, encoded by the coding sequence ATGATCGACAAGCTGGAATTTTTCATCGCTCTTGCCCGCGCCCAGCATTTCGGTCGTGCTGCGGAAGAATGCGGCATTTCCCAGCCCACGCTGTCAGCGGCGATCCGCCAGCTTGAAGATCAGCTGGGTGTCATCCTGGTGCAACGCGGGTCCCGGTTTCAAGGCCTGACGCCCGAGGGACAAAGGGTGCTGGAATGGGCGCGACGGATTGTCGGCGATGCGCGCACCATGCGCGAGGAAATGCGGGCGGCGCGCAACGGTCTGGCTGGACATATTCGCCTGGCGGTGATCCCGACGGCGCTGGCCATGGTGCAGAGGCTGACGGAACCATTTCAGGCGCATCATCCGGCTGTGACGTTCCAGGTGGTGTCGCGCAATTCTCTCCAGGTCCTTAGCCTTTTGGAAAATCTCGAGATCGACGCGGGTATTACCTATCTCGACAATGAACCGCTTGGCCGGGTGACGTCTGTCCCGCTCTATGCCGAGCGTTATCACTTGATTGCGGCGACCGGCACGCCGCTGGCCGACCGGGAAAGTGTGACCTGGCGAGAGGTTTCTGATCTTCGGCTTTGCCTATTGACGGCCGATATGCAGAACCGGCGCATCATTAATCAGCATTTCACCGAGGCGGGGGTGGTGCCGCGGCCGACGCTGGAATCCAACTCAATGATCGTGTTGTTTTCTCATATCCGGACCGGGCAATGGTCGTCGATCATGCCGCGTAACGTCGCGGAATCCTTCGGTTTTCCAGAGGAAATTCGCATGGTGCCGATTGTCGAGCCGCAGGCCCAGCATCTTGTCGGGCTGGTTGCCACCCATCGCGAACCCTATACGCCATTGGTTTCCGCGCTATTGCATGAGGCGCGCCGCCTCGCAGCTGCACAAGTCTTTGATAGGTTTTTTCTATCGCGTAACAATACTGCGGTATTGACCTGA
- a CDS encoding ArsR/SmtB family transcription factor — protein sequence MQKAAGAAALLKALSHENRLLILCILSEGEKTVGELEVLLQLQQAIVSQQLARLRMDNLVESRRSGRQIYYSINNPAVKELVSVLYQMYCSPAGEETTFDLRD from the coding sequence ATGCAGAAAGCAGCAGGCGCCGCTGCTCTTCTGAAGGCCCTATCCCATGAAAACCGGCTGTTGATTCTGTGTATTCTCAGCGAAGGGGAAAAGACGGTTGGCGAGCTGGAAGTGCTTCTGCAATTGCAGCAGGCCATTGTTTCACAGCAACTGGCACGGTTGCGGATGGACAATCTGGTGGAAAGCCGCCGGTCCGGGCGCCAGATTTATTATTCGATCAACAATCCGGCGGTGAAGGAACTGGTATCGGTGCTGTACCAGATGTATTGTTCACCGGCGGGCGAGGAGACGACATTCGACCTGCGTGATTGA
- a CDS encoding L-lactate dehydrogenase, translating into MKVGIVGAGMVGSASAYALTMLGIASEIVLVDYNTDLAQAQAEDISHAVPFVSATLVRAGDYGDFAGAGVVIISAGVSQKPGETRLELLGRNAEVFRQVVDQVLAAAPNAILLIASNPVDIMTDIATRLSGLAPQKVIGSGTILDTARFRSLLGRYLEISPQSVHAYVLGEHGDSEVLAWSNAMVGAVPLMSFAEQAGKPVTDTVRSEIDAGVRHAADNIIKGKGATYYGIGAGLARIVKAIASDQRDVLSVSSVTAELGGVINVAASVPRVIGSSGILMDLVPDLDETERIALAKSARMLKDLALSVPC; encoded by the coding sequence ATGAAGGTCGGCATAGTGGGAGCGGGCATGGTGGGCAGTGCATCGGCCTATGCATTAACAATGCTTGGCATCGCCTCGGAAATCGTGCTGGTTGATTATAATACGGATCTGGCCCAAGCCCAGGCCGAGGACATATCCCATGCCGTGCCATTCGTTTCAGCAACCCTTGTACGAGCCGGAGATTATGGTGATTTCGCTGGAGCGGGCGTGGTTATCATCTCGGCAGGTGTCAGCCAGAAACCGGGTGAAACCCGGCTCGAATTGCTTGGCCGCAATGCGGAAGTATTCCGGCAGGTCGTAGACCAGGTTCTCGCAGCAGCACCGAATGCAATTTTGCTGATCGCTTCCAATCCTGTCGATATCATGACCGATATCGCGACGCGGCTGTCGGGCCTTGCGCCACAAAAAGTGATCGGCTCCGGCACCATACTCGACACCGCACGGTTTCGCAGCCTGCTCGGGCGATATCTGGAGATTTCGCCGCAATCCGTGCATGCATATGTTCTGGGCGAGCATGGCGATAGCGAAGTGTTGGCCTGGTCGAATGCAATGGTTGGCGCCGTGCCATTGATGTCTTTTGCCGAACAGGCGGGCAAGCCGGTGACAGACACGGTTCGCAGCGAGATCGACGCCGGTGTGCGCCATGCCGCCGACAACATTATCAAGGGGAAAGGTGCCACCTATTACGGTATCGGTGCTGGTCTGGCACGGATCGTCAAAGCAATTGCCAGCGATCAGCGTGATGTGCTTTCCGTTTCCAGCGTCACAGCGGAGCTGGGTGGTGTCATCAATGTTGCGGCATCTGTGCCACGGGTGATTGGCTCGAGCGGAATTCTGATGGATCTTGTGCCTGATCTTGATGAAACAGAGCGGATTGCCTTGGCAAAGAGCGCAAGGATGCTGAAGGATCTCGCGCTGTCTGTGCCATGTTGA
- the atpA gene encoding F0F1 ATP synthase subunit alpha: MDIRAAEISAILKNQIKNFGQDAEVSEVGQVLSVGDGIARVYGLDNVQAGEMVEFPGGVRGMALNLESDNVGVVIFGSDRDIKEGDTVKRTGAIVEVPVGPELLGRVVDALGNPIDGKGPINSAIRSRVDVKAPGIIPRKGVHEPMSTGIKAIDALIPVGRGQRELVIGDRQTGKTAIILDTFLNQKPAHDAGGDDKMFCVYVAIGQKRSTVAQFVKVLEERGALKYSIIIAATASDPAPMQYLAPFAGCTMGEYFRDKGQHALIAYDDLSKQAVAYRQMSLLLRRPPGREAYPGDVFYLHSRLLERAAKLSDERGAGSLTALPVIETQGNDVSAFIPTNVISITDGQIFLETDLFYQGIRPAVNVGLSVSRVGSAAQIKAMKQVAGSIKGELAQYREMAAFAQFGSDLDAATQRLLNRGARLTELLKQPQFSPLKVEEQVVVIFAGVNGYLDKLAVSDVGRFEHGVLSYLRTEGKDILDAIRTEKAISDDVKGKLKTALDTFAKSFA; this comes from the coding sequence ATGGATATCCGCGCCGCGGAAATTTCCGCAATTCTGAAAAATCAAATCAAGAACTTTGGCCAGGACGCTGAAGTTTCCGAAGTCGGCCAGGTTCTGTCCGTCGGTGACGGTATTGCCCGCGTCTACGGTCTGGACAATGTTCAGGCCGGTGAAATGGTCGAGTTTCCCGGCGGTGTCCGGGGCATGGCGCTGAACCTCGAATCCGACAATGTCGGCGTGGTTATCTTCGGCTCCGACCGCGACATCAAGGAAGGCGACACCGTTAAGCGGACCGGCGCCATCGTTGAAGTTCCTGTTGGTCCTGAGCTGCTGGGTCGCGTTGTTGACGCTCTCGGCAATCCGATTGACGGCAAAGGTCCGATCAACTCGGCAATCCGTTCGCGCGTTGACGTCAAGGCTCCAGGCATTATTCCGCGCAAGGGCGTTCATGAGCCGATGTCGACAGGCATCAAGGCCATCGATGCTCTGATCCCGGTTGGCCGCGGCCAGCGCGAGTTGGTGATTGGCGACCGTCAGACCGGCAAGACCGCCATCATTCTCGACACCTTCCTCAATCAGAAGCCTGCACACGATGCTGGTGGCGATGACAAGATGTTCTGCGTTTACGTGGCTATCGGTCAGAAGCGCTCCACCGTTGCCCAGTTCGTCAAGGTTCTGGAAGAGCGTGGCGCTCTGAAATACTCCATCATCATCGCGGCAACCGCTTCTGATCCTGCTCCTATGCAGTATCTGGCTCCGTTCGCTGGCTGCACGATGGGCGAATATTTCCGCGACAAGGGTCAGCACGCCCTGATCGCTTATGACGACTTGTCCAAGCAGGCTGTTGCTTACCGTCAGATGTCGCTGTTGTTGCGTCGTCCTCCGGGCCGTGAAGCTTATCCTGGCGACGTTTTCTATCTGCATTCGCGTCTGCTTGAGCGCGCTGCCAAGCTCTCCGACGAGCGTGGCGCTGGTTCGCTCACCGCTCTGCCGGTGATTGAAACCCAGGGCAACGACGTGTCGGCCTTCATTCCGACCAACGTGATCTCGATCACCGACGGCCAGATCTTCCTTGAAACCGACCTGTTCTATCAAGGCATTCGTCCGGCGGTGAACGTTGGTTTGTCGGTTTCGCGTGTTGGTTCTGCCGCTCAGATCAAGGCCATGAAGCAGGTTGCTGGCTCGATCAAGGGTGAGCTTGCCCAGTATCGTGAAATGGCCGCCTTCGCCCAGTTCGGTTCCGACCTTGATGCTGCCACGCAGCGCTTGCTGAACCGTGGTGCGCGTCTTACCGAACTTCTGAAGCAGCCGCAGTTCTCCCCGTTGAAGGTGGAAGAGCAGGTTGTTGTGATTTTCGCGGGTGTCAACGGATATCTCGATAAGCTTGCCGTCAGTGATGTCGGTCGATTTGAGCATGGCGTGCTTTCCTATCTCCGGACGGAAGGCAAGGACATCCTCGATGCAATCCGCACGGAGAAGGCTATCAGCGACGACGTCAAGGGCAAGCTCAAGACTGCTCTCGATACGTTCGCAAAGTCTTTCGCCTAA
- the atpD gene encoding F0F1 ATP synthase subunit beta, whose translation MARAATQTSPAAGKVTQVIGAVVDVKFDGTLPPILNALETENGGHRLILEVAQHLGENVVRTIAMDSTEGLVRGQPVSDTGAPISVPVGDETLGRILNVIGEPVDELGPVTTTARRAIHQPAPEYVEQSTESQILVTGIKVVDLLAPYAKGGKIGLFGGAGVGKTVLIMELINNVAKAHGGYSVFAGVGERTREGNDLYHEMIESKVNVDPHENGGSAAGSKCALVYGQMNEPPGARARVALTGLTIAEDFRDKGQDVLFFVDNIFRFTQAGSEVSALLGRIPSAVGYQPTLATDMGALQERITTTNKGSITSVQAIYVPADDLTDPAPATSFAHLDATTVLNRSIAEKGIYPAVDPLDSTSRMLDPMVVGEEHYEVARKVQSTLQRYKSLQDIIAILGMDELSEDDKIAVARARKIERFLSQPFHVAEIFTGSPGKLVSLEDTIKGFKGLVNGDYDHMPEAAFYMVGSMDEAIEKAKKLAAVAA comes from the coding sequence ATGGCTAGGGCAGCGACCCAGACATCTCCCGCAGCGGGCAAGGTGACCCAGGTCATCGGCGCCGTCGTCGATGTGAAATTCGACGGCACCTTGCCGCCGATCCTGAATGCGTTGGAAACAGAAAACGGCGGCCATCGTCTGATTCTGGAAGTGGCGCAGCATCTCGGTGAAAATGTGGTGCGGACCATTGCCATGGACTCGACCGAAGGTCTGGTACGTGGTCAACCGGTTTCCGATACCGGCGCTCCGATCTCCGTGCCTGTCGGTGACGAAACGCTCGGACGTATTCTGAACGTCATCGGGGAACCGGTCGACGAACTTGGGCCGGTGACGACGACTGCTCGTCGCGCGATTCACCAGCCTGCTCCTGAGTATGTTGAGCAATCGACTGAATCTCAGATTTTGGTGACTGGCATCAAGGTTGTGGACCTTCTCGCTCCTTACGCCAAGGGCGGTAAGATCGGCCTGTTCGGCGGCGCCGGCGTTGGCAAGACCGTTTTGATCATGGAATTGATCAACAACGTTGCCAAGGCACACGGCGGCTACTCGGTGTTTGCTGGCGTAGGTGAACGTACCCGCGAAGGCAATGACCTGTACCATGAAATGATCGAATCCAAGGTGAACGTTGACCCGCATGAAAACGGTGGCTCTGCTGCTGGTTCCAAGTGCGCCCTCGTTTATGGCCAGATGAACGAGCCTCCAGGTGCGCGTGCGCGCGTGGCCTTGACCGGTCTGACCATCGCTGAAGACTTCCGCGACAAGGGCCAGGACGTTCTGTTCTTCGTGGACAACATCTTCCGCTTCACGCAGGCTGGGTCTGAAGTGTCGGCTCTTCTGGGTCGTATTCCTTCGGCGGTTGGTTATCAGCCAACACTGGCAACCGACATGGGTGCTCTTCAGGAACGCATCACCACCACGAACAAGGGCTCGATTACCTCTGTTCAGGCCATTTACGTTCCCGCCGACGACTTGACCGACCCGGCTCCGGCAACGTCGTTTGCCCACTTGGATGCAACGACGGTTCTGAACCGCTCGATCGCTGAAAAGGGTATTTACCCGGCTGTTGACCCGCTCGACTCCACCTCGCGCATGCTCGACCCGATGGTTGTCGGTGAAGAACATTACGAAGTGGCCCGTAAGGTTCAGTCGACTCTGCAGCGCTACAAGTCGCTCCAGGACATCATCGCCATTCTTGGGATGGACGAACTGTCCGAAGACGACAAGATTGCGGTTGCCCGCGCCCGTAAGATCGAGCGCTTCCTGTCGCAGCCGTTCCACGTTGCCGAAATCTTCACCGGTTCGCCAGGCAAGCTGGTGTCGCTGGAAGACACGATCAAGGGCTTCAAGGGACTGGTCAATGGCGACTACGACCATATGCCGGAAGCCGCCTTCTACATGGTCGGCTCAATGGACGAAGCCATCGAAAAGGCAAAGAAGTTGGCAGCTGTTGCTGCCTGA
- a CDS encoding formate dehydrogenase subunit gamma produces the protein MNMHVAAEADMARVEAIIDGLRHLEGPLLPILHEIQRTFGCVPDSAKPVIARALNLSRAEVHGVVSFYHDFRDHPSGRHVLKLCRAEACQSLGGEPLGETIKARLGIDWHETTADGAVTLEPVFCLGLCACAPAAMLDGELHGRLDEHCLDDLLMEARR, from the coding sequence ATGAATATGCATGTGGCGGCGGAAGCCGATATGGCCAGGGTGGAGGCGATTATCGATGGCCTCAGGCATCTCGAAGGCCCTCTTCTGCCGATCCTGCATGAAATTCAACGCACATTCGGATGCGTGCCTGATAGCGCCAAGCCGGTGATTGCCCGTGCCTTGAACCTGTCGCGAGCCGAAGTACATGGGGTTGTCAGTTTCTACCATGATTTTCGTGATCATCCCTCTGGTCGCCATGTCCTGAAACTCTGTCGGGCCGAGGCTTGCCAATCCCTGGGTGGCGAGCCTCTTGGCGAAACAATCAAGGCCCGGCTCGGTATTGACTGGCATGAAACCACCGCTGATGGCGCGGTGACGCTGGAGCCCGTCTTCTGTCTCGGGCTCTGTGCTTGCGCTCCGGCTGCCATGCTGGATGGGGAATTGCATGGTCGGTTGGATGAGCACTGTCTTGACGACCTGCTGATGGAGGCCCGTCGATGA
- a CDS encoding F0F1 ATP synthase subunit gamma, producing MPSLKDLKNRIASVKATQKITKAMKMVAAAKLRRAQEAAEAARPYSQRMGAVLANIAQAVGSDDGVSTLMTGTGKDDVHLLVVCTAERGLCGGFNSQISRFARDHVRSLLAAGKTVKIYCVGKKGYDSLRREFGALIVERTEFREVKRVAFENADTVARKVISMFDKGEFDVCTLFYSEFKSVISQIPTARQLIPAAVGDAPAASSSAAAIYDYEPDAASILSDLIPRNIAVQIFRALLENAAGEMGAKMSAMDNATRNAGEMINKLTLSYNRQRQAKITTELIEIIAGAEAL from the coding sequence ATGCCTTCACTAAAGGATCTGAAAAACCGGATCGCCTCCGTCAAGGCGACGCAGAAAATCACCAAAGCGATGAAAATGGTCGCTGCGGCTAAGTTGCGTCGTGCGCAGGAGGCGGCCGAGGCCGCCCGGCCGTATTCTCAGCGCATGGGCGCTGTTCTCGCCAATATCGCCCAGGCGGTTGGCAGCGATGACGGCGTGTCCACGCTGATGACGGGCACCGGCAAGGACGATGTGCATCTGCTCGTCGTCTGCACGGCCGAGCGTGGTCTTTGCGGCGGTTTCAATTCACAGATCTCGCGCTTTGCGCGTGATCATGTGCGCAGCTTGCTGGCAGCGGGCAAGACCGTGAAGATCTATTGCGTCGGCAAGAAGGGCTATGACAGTTTGCGCCGGGAATTCGGTGCATTGATCGTCGAGCGGACAGAGTTTCGCGAGGTCAAGCGCGTTGCGTTTGAAAATGCGGATACGGTTGCTCGCAAGGTGATCTCCATGTTCGACAAGGGCGAATTCGACGTCTGCACCTTGTTCTATTCGGAGTTCAAGTCGGTTATAAGCCAGATCCCGACAGCCCGTCAGTTGATTCCAGCGGCTGTTGGCGATGCTCCGGCAGCTTCCAGCAGCGCTGCCGCGATCTATGATTACGAACCGGATGCGGCTTCGATCTTGTCCGACCTGATCCCGCGCAACATTGCGGTGCAGATTTTCCGTGCGCTTCTTGAAAATGCCGCCGGTGAAATGGGCGCTAAAATGAGCGCTATGGACAATGCCACGCGCAACGCCGGTGAGATGATCAACAAGTTGACGCTGAGTTACAATCGCCAGCGGCAGGCCAAGATCACCACCGAACTCATCGAAATCATTGCAGGCGCCGAAGCGCTCTGA